In Ananas comosus cultivar F153 linkage group 7, ASM154086v1, whole genome shotgun sequence, the sequence AATACTGAAAACAAAAACCTGCATTTTGAACCTCCAACCCTGCGATAGCAGGGACTGGCTAGCTTGGAAAATTTGTTCTAGTGATCGTGGTATTAATCCTTTCTGTTCGAGAAAATCAGGTTTGCCCATCATTGTATAAGTTTTTCCAGAGCCAGTTTGGCCATAGGCAAATATGCAAACCTGAGAAGATTGAATTGGTAACTTGTCAAAATGGAGATAGCATTACTACTGAAGAAGATGCATACACTGAAATAGAAGAAAAACATATAGTAGAATGCATGAAATTAATAAGgcaatcaaaattaaaatgggAAATACAACATAATGGCCTCTTCATTTATCTAATAAACAGCAAAAGTAATAATATACACAAGAAAAGTAAAATAGCATAAATAGATATACCTTATACCCATCAAGTGCACTTTGTACTAGCTGTGAAATTTCAACGAAGACATCCTCTTGTGAAGCATCTTGATCAAAGACTTTATCAAATGTAAAGGAGTATTTTTGTGCtgaattaaaaatacaaattattatCAACTTTGTTCTCCAACAAATAATTTCTGTACACAATTTCACTAACTTTTAAGTTAAGAAAAGGGAGATAGAGAAAAGAACTAACAATTATGCATCAAGTCAATGCCACGGCCAAGATATTCAGTAGAGGTTGGATATGAAAGAGCAGCCCCTTCTACCCCGTTATTTTCACCGTCAGGTAATAATGGTCGCACTCTACAAAAGACTCGAATATTTCCTTTTAGTTcctgaaaagaagaaatgattTAGCACCAGTATCTTCTGATCAATAGTCCTTCTAGTTCCTGAAAAGAGAAATGATTTAGCACCAGTATCTTCTGATCAATAgtgaaaaaccaaaaaaagtgTTACCAATATAGTATTATGCAACTTTTTGCGTAATTTCTCTCCTTCAGAAATTTGCTGTTCTGCATCAGCTAACCGATCCTGCAGATCttttaacattttctttttctcctcgtTCTCTGACATTGTCTCCATGGCTGTTAGATCAGCCATCTAAACAACTCAATAAGAAAGATAATTAGGAATCAAATAATGATTAGCAGATAATTAGTAATCAAATAATGATTAGAAGATAATTAGTAATCAAATAATGATTAGCAGCACTACAATGTATTATCTATAACAGTTAGAGAGCAGTTTTTGTACAAAAATACATGACACTGATGAcagtaaaaataaaacaaaggaTATTCTTGCacaattgcatttaaaaaaaagctCAAAGATGTTAGTGTCTTCTCAAAATTGTAAACACTTAATAATTGTAAGTACGCAATATAGGGAAGTTCAGAAACAGATAAAAGCGCGATCTCATTGCAGGAATGGTGGAGAAAGTCTCTTGACAAATACATGTAAAGTGCAATGTTTTTTCAGTTAAAAGAAAGGGATGAGAGTCCAGCACATCCTATCAAAGAAAATCTTCAGTCTCcgtctctttttctctttatggAAGTGTTATATTATCTAAGACGTTCAAGTCTGATCATACTGTAAGAAAAAGAATCTAAAGGTTGTAGTCACTTTTTCTCTTTATGGAAGTGTTATATTCTCTAAGGCGTTCAAGTCTGATCATACTGTAAGAAAAAGAATCTAAAGAATGATACTCTATTCATTTTAGTGTAGAGGAGCTATAGTAGAAAACTTGCCTTTCATCCCAGTAGATAATTGAATGCatagaaaacaaaaaccaaCCTTCAGCTTCTCATTTGCAGCTGCAAGTTGAAGTTTCAGGGTCTTTATTATGTCTCTTTGTGATGAACAGGCCTCCTGCATATTTATAGACAGGAATCAGGATTCAGATTAATGTCCAATAGAAAGAGCATTAGCACGAAACATAAAAAGCATCAAGTGAAAACCTCAAGAGCATTGGTTTTTGATGTTGCATTATCCAGCTCCAATGCAGACTTTCCAGTTAGTTCTTTGTACTTGACAATTTCAGCCATCAAACACTGCACCTGGTTTAATTGGTGATCACGATCATCTCTTACTTGCTGTAGTTCATTTCTAAAACAGTTGAGTTCTTTCTTTAACTCTTCTTTTTGTTTAGAAGCTTCCTGTTGAGAAGCCTGCACTTAACAAGCactaaataagtaattaatgcATTTTGTTTTGTAAAGTACCTCTAAAAGAACCTGGAGAAGTATAATTAATGAATTAGTAAAAAACGAGGAGATTCCATAATGTGCCAATCCAAAAGGATAGCAAAACTAGTGAAAAACAAAGAATTCAAGCAATATGGCAGGAATGATGATCTCTTAGTTTAGAACAGGACAGAGATGGAAATTGAAGTTAGACATATAAACAGGATAATGATAGCAAACTTTCATCCACATATGTCTTAATTTTCAGAGACTATAAGAACTTCTTGTGCTCTAAATACTATGCAATGTAATATATGCCTGCATGTATCAAAAGCAATTCAATTGCACAAGCAAATCAAACTATAAAATCATACCCTGGAAATATCCAGCTGATTTTTGACAGAGTTGACATGATCCCTCAAACCGTTAAGGGTTTCCATCATGGCATTTTTCTCCTTCTGCAACTTGGATATGGCTTCTCCATTCTTTTGAGCATCAGCTTGGAGATTGCTGTTATACTGCTGCAAGCTAGTATTGTATTCCTGAAGCCTCTTGTTGGTCTCTTGAAGCATCTTAATCTGAGAGAGAATAAAAACTAGACTACATAAAAAACATAACAACAATTTCTGATTTTCATGAAGTATAACATAACTGTACGAATCGCCATCACCTGATCATTAAGACGTTTTGCTTCATGGCCAGCCTTATCAAGCTCTGCTGACAGAGCATTGCATCGACTTTCTGCTGCCAACCTTgcttccttttcctcctcacAAGATCTAATAGCACCCTgccaatttattaaattttacattatttaccACATACAACTCAAAGTAAacctcaagaaaaaaaaaaaaaaaaaaaaaaaaaaaaagaagccattttttttaaattacccACCATTTTCTCAGCTTCCTCTTTTCTATATTTCTCCTCTAAAGTTGCAAGCTGTTTCCGTAGCTCCTCAATCGTTGAATTTAGTTCTTCGTTAGTATTTCTCAACTGGGCAGCTATGCAGATGCAGTTTGAAATGTTTAAGACTTTTCTCATGATCAATATAAATTCccaagaaaaacaaagaagatcAAAGAACAGTACCGATCTCAGCATGATTTTTCTCCTCGGAATCTAGCAAATTACGGAGCTTCTCCATCTCCATCAAATTCCCATCTTCCTGTTCCGTAAGCCATTTGATGCAAGCTCTGAGCTTTTTTATATACTCCATCATCTGTTCGCTCTTCCCCTACATAAAACCACAGCGAACACTTAGACTAAGATTTAAAACGGAATTAACACCTCAAATTAAACAAGCTCTTGATTATATTCACCTTGAAGTCATTCTTGTTCTTCCCCTTCATCTTCTCATTGAGCAGCCTCTCGACGTCCTCCCTCGAGCTGAACTCAATGCCAACACCGCCATTGGCGCCGTCGGCAGCCGCCGGATCTCCTGCTCCGGCAGTGGCCCCCGCATTGACGACCGATAGAACCGGTCGGGACCGTAGATTGCTCGTAGCTCCCACCATCTTCCCTACGGCGACCTTTCTCCTCTTATCAGCTCGACCCTCATCTAAGTTCTCCTTTTTCTACCCAAAAAAAGGACCAAGAGACACAAAATGGCACTACCACTGCATCAAAGAACCCTAGAAGccgaaaaccctaaccctaggagaagagatagaaagagagagaagagagaagagcaAACCTTACATTTAAAGGGCTCCGAGGCGGATTGGTGCGGCTTCTGAGGGACATCACAGAGAATTAGGTTTTCGGGGCTTCGTTGGAGGTCAAATTGGGGCGCGATTAGGCTGAAATCTTGTAGGGATTCGAAGAAAGTAAGCCCGAATTCCTCttaattcttcttcttcgtcgtcgtcgtcgtcgtcgttggattagggttagggttttcccgATCCCCAATTTCTTTCGACCTCGAGTGGAGTGGAGGGAGAGGAGAAGTGAGAGAGCcgtttgaattattttgaaacTGGGGACGGGCGCGGTCGGAAAAATTTGCATACCGAAATTacccttctcttttctcttatttacGGGACGAGGCCTCTCGTTCTCTTGTGTATAACCTTCGGAGTTTCGATCCATGGGCCACGTGGGGGCCCAATCAGAGAATCCTTAGTGGATCGGACGGTGGAcgttattatttatattcaacgcTCGCCTCGTGTGTGGacttatatatgtttatagTTTCATGATATAAACttgaactaaaaaaaataataataataatttaaagagGTTGACATGGTTGGAATATTCCAGTACCTCGTACTCTAATACCTGCAAAACAATCGTTGTTCTCGAAAATTTAAGTTGCCCCAAAGCAAACCAAGGCAGTTTAGAATAAGCGCCGGTACCATATTTACTATCTAAAAATCCGATCCAATAAAACTAGCGATGACAAAAAGAATTCACTGTAACAATTGTTTTGAAGTTGAATCATTCATAAACTGAAACTCTTTTTTCAGCAAAGTTGTTGAATCCAGATCAAAAGCACTGTTATCATGACTTCATTTACTCAACTTACCTTTAAACCGTGAAAAAAATTCACCTAGGTACATTCACGTCAGCAATCCGAGCACCAGGGAACTCATCACCTTGCCTCAGAAGACTCGAGGACGCGATAACCGCAGGCACTGCGACAGGCTCGGCCATGATCCCGTGAGCAACAAGTACAAGGCAGTCAATCTCTTTTGTCGAAAGTGATAGAACATTGGGATGTCGTGTTCTCACCGTAGGGGTCGACGAttcgtggagggtcgtagagGATGTTCCGCAGGCTGTCTCCGTACTGCAGTACCCCGTGCCTCTCAACGGAGTTCTGTACTGGCGGTGTGCAAAAGACGGGACGCCCCTTACAACATTTGATCTGATTGTGAGCTTTGATCTGCGAGATGAGACATTCAGATTTGTTGCGCTGCCGGAGGAGGCAACGCATGTTCGGTTTCAGTCTCGCAGAGCCCCAGCAAATCGTCATATGGGCTTTGCGGGATTCAGATCATGCCTGGATCAAGAAGTATAGCATTGCCTGCAGATCTTTTGAGAACAAATTTTTGATCAGAGCAAGGCACGGCGACGATGACGACAATTTGTTCATCCAGTTGCAGGAGGGCTTAGTTTATTGCAACCTTCCATCTAGAAGAAGGAGATTGCTGGAATGTACCAGTTACTGGGATCTTCTGAACAAACAAGAGATGCTGAATTTGAGATCTTCTGTAGACATTGAACACTTTCATGCTTTTCTTTATGCAGAAAGCCTGAATTCAATTACAAATGAATGGTCATacatttgtttttctttctttcctttaaggatctgattttgatttgcacattatttttttttttgtcagaaTGAATCTAAATATATCTTTGGATTTAACTCTAATAGTCAACAAAATACACCTTTAAATTATCCAATTTGGAACTCTTGTTTTGCTAACCATCTGCTATGATAATGACAAGGAATTCTACATGTGTCTAAACAGAACGGCGAATAGTACAACACATCAAAAGAATTTACAAAACCAAGGAGCTCTCTAACTAAAAGAATGTCGTgtaaaattaatccaaaaaggaaaaaaaaaacaaaatctgaattttgtgTGGTGGCGGGGCGGAAACCATCTCCGACCGAAGTATGATCCGTGTTCGAAACGGTTCGAGAACCATTTGGTTTCGCGAGTTCTCTTGTGTGGTATGTATCAACATAACCAACATAAAAGTACATGAAGAATCACCGGTGCATGGAAGGGCTTTTCTGCTACAGCTTACGAAGCGCTGAAAACATGTTACAAGATAGAAAATAGAAGCATTTAGAGCATGAGCAGAGACAAATTACAGATTATTTATttaggggaaaaagaaaaatcaaatagaATGTTTCACAAGAGCATAATTAATGGTTATTTCATGCAAAACAGAAAGTTTTCCTTTTAATCAAAGCGCAACCTGCTTCCTCCtgtcttttctcaaaaaaacctGCTTCCTCCTGTCGAAGTCTTTGAACTCTTTAGGTTAGACATCTTGTAAGCACATCCTATGTAATCAAAAGAATTCACAACCTAAAATTGTATGCTAGATAGTCATATACATTTTCTGCAAAAGCCATCACCACAAAACCTTCTCTATCCTTTCAttcgatttttcttttccctaagcagactaaaaaaattttatgctatCCATTATGGTGGTCCGTTGAGTCCTAAACAATCTCTGTCAGCTTATTATCAAAAAACGAACCACATTAGACCACTGTTTAGATTTCAGGTACTAAATTTGTGATAAACCCAAAGAATACATACCTCCCGGATGTAGATCTAACTCTCATCATCAGAACTGGAACTATCCACCCTGCGATCGGTGATTGCGGGAAAGAGATGCTGTCGTGGATCTGGGACGGAGGATGATGATGACGGCGCCGACTTTTGTCTACTTCTCGGAACTTTCGACACTTTCTTCTGTGACTCCCTAACCTCCTTGCATGCCTTATCCAACATGCCAAGAAAGTCCCTCACAATCACAAACAGCCGCAAACCCTCGTCTTTCCCAGCATTTCCATGGAAATAGTCGACAGTGCTCTTGACAAGCAATCTTATTCTCTTCTCTTCCTCAAGCAAGAAAGTAACCTCTCCGTCAGCTCGCTCAGCGAAATGCCTGAGTGAGTGGTGAAACCCACTGTCCTCCTCCAAACTTTTCATGCTAGTATTCAAGAAATCTTTTACTTTCATGAGCTTATGGCCGAGGCTAGCTGCGGTACTCGTTATGGCATCAGCATCAAGGCATGCCGCCCTTTTCACATTTTCGAGTTCATCTCCTAAACTTGAAACAACTTTCAGGCCAAGAGTACGGTAATGGTCTTCAGATTCTTCAAAAGAATCGTCAGCAAGATCATCAGAACTCAGGCTGGACATGCTGCTACCCTGCTCCCTTGCAATCCGTGCAGCACGAACTCCTTCAGATCGAATGATCTCTTGTACAACGAAATGTAATAATGTTGTTTTCCCATCGATTCCCTTCACGTCAGCCAATTTCAAGAGGGTATCTAGCTTGAATGCCTGTGCTCCGCCACGAAAAGTGCCATCGTTCATGCGATTCCCGAGTTTGAGAACAGCTTCCAATAGCTTTAAGAAAAGCCGACTACTTCTAAGCTCCTTACAAGCTACCTGCGAGAAAAGGAATTCTTTCTTACAGATAGATATCAATGCTAACCGACCTACATGCTTGGAAACCCTAAGTGACACAGTTTATGCCCAAACATACTAATTAAGTGGCTATTGGATAGCCAACGAATCTACAAGTTATCCAGCAAGAGCAGTCGTTGAAGACATTGAATAagacaatcaaaataaaaaacacaatATATAATTAGCTTCCCTcaatcaattttataaaaaaaattttaaaaaatctaaaaaattcttCGGCCTCTTTCGATTACACTACCTTCCATCAATTTGCATACAATTCATACATCTATGCATTTTTGTTGGCAGCAGGAACCACAAGTAGAAGAGTAGCTTTTTCGCTTTTTTCCTCTAAAAATTGCACATTAAACAATAATATGCCAAACAGCAACAATGAAAATAGAGAAATCCACCCATCAGGAAATTCAATCATAAAACAACCAAGGTAACTGCAATTCTTGGTTAGCTCGCAGATCCTACCCGCTCTTCTCAGGAAAGATAAAGCAAAAACTGAAAGCACCTAGTGGTTCCTAAAGATTAAGTCATTCTATACATATTGAAGTATGCTTACTCTTCTATAAATGGAACTGCTATTAAAATTAATGCAATCGCAAACCGAGAAGACATGAAAAGGACTTACCTGTAAGGTTGAAAATGACTCCTTCAGAATTGCAGCTTCCTCTGGTAGCAAAGACATGAAAAGTAATACATCAAGCCGCTGGAAAACATAAGGAATATTCACCAGCATTTTTATGAACTGTTCCGCAGGTCCAAGTAAGGAAATGTCATCATTATACAGTCTTATCTTCAGCTCTTCATCAGCACTAGGAGCCATTTTCAGCAGTGATTGGAGCAACTCTATTGGGAGCTCATTTCCTATTTGGAGggagaaaaatattatatcacaACAAACGAATCGCAAAAGAAGATGCCATGCAAAGTGGCGTCTAAGTCCTAGAAAGTTCTTAAGAATTACCTTCAATAACTGCGTCACAAACCTCTTCAGCTTTAACATTCAATGCTTTCAATGAAATCGCCAAATTCTGTGACTTTTTGGGATCAAGAATCCGAATATATTGAGTAGAAGCATCCTTGAGTGCTGTCTCCTTGCCATTGCTCTTAGTTTTATCAGCAGTGTTATAACCAAATAGACTTTCAATCATCTCCTCACTGAACCTGTAAATCACCCTCTATTTAGTGCAATAGTTTTATTATTCCAGGTATTGACTTCAAGGTAAAAGAGTATATACCTTACCTGAACTATAGCATATTTTAATTGCTACCTGAACTTTGAATATCTTTACTCTTCTACCTAATCCTACAATATGATTGATTTAAATGCCCTGCAGTCAGGAACTAAATGTACTTGTAACTTTTCTGATGGAATATTCTGTAACCTAAGGAATGTTTAAGTTACTTGGGAAAAATATactatgatttttttattttgacccAAACGGTTGAGTTTGCACAGAAGTTGATGGAAGTTTCTGAAATAAAAAGTACTAAAAAGTTAGCAAGTGAAAATCAAAAGTTCCAAAAATTTATGTACTCATTTCAAACACGCCATGGTTCAGGTAAGTTGATACTCGATACATTTTCACCTTATTCTGATAAAATAGTGAGGGACAAATATCAGGAAACTTACTGGAAAGAACCCGATTTGATGTGATCCCAGACCATTGATTGATCGGGGTTTGCAAGAACTTTGTCCCAGAAAAACGGCTTAAGCTTGGTTTTTGGTGCATTAGAGTCATCCGTATCAAGCTCCTGCCCAGACTTCCTTAAACCAGGTGGAGGCGGCACTTTCGACGAACTGGGGTTACCTGGTGGAGGACGGGGAGGAGGGAAAGCTGCTTTTGATGGTGGTGGAGGGGGAGCACCACCTGGCTTTCGACCaggaggtggcggcggaggagcagGAGTAGGAGGAGTAGGAGGCCGAACTGGTGGTGGCATTGccggaggaggtggtggtggtggagcttgttgttgttgtggtggaagcggcggcggcggttttTCTTGTGTAATAGTGCTAGGAACACTGGATTGCCCAACTGAAGAGTTGGAAATTACTGATTGCATTCTGGTCATCGGAGTTTCAATTGAGCTCACCTTGAATGATGGAGCACGGCCATTTTGGCTCGGTTCCCTTTTTATTGGCAGAGCACCCAGCTTATTTATATCAATTGGAGTTGCCTGGCCGTATGACTTTCGAGACGAACCTAACATAAAGTCACAAAAATCAGCACTCAAATGCAAACTTATATGATAAGGCCTCATTGGGTTATCCTACGTTTTGTCCTCCCTCAAGTTCTATGCTATTGAATGCATATGCCGACAGTAAAATGTGCAATttatacacctttgagacttgTTTAGCAACAAGAAAAGGGAAAATTGGTGATAACGTTTCTTCACTTCCTTTTTCTTGAAAAGAAAGATAACTTAGCAAGCTAACCAACaatgagaagaaaaagaagtccATCAATCCGGCGCATTCAATCACATGGAGTTtgagttggaaaaaaaaaaaaaaaaaaacaataacatTGCCAAACAAGGTCTAAGAATAAGAAGAGAGCTCTTTCATACCAGAGAAGTCGCTTAAACTCAAACTAAGAAGCGGGCTGTCATCCCTCTGGCTGTAAGCTATAAATGTCCTGTTTCTACGACATCTACAAAAGCAAACAGCAAGAAAAGCTGCAAGAAGCGACGTCCCCACCAGTGTTAGAACAACAGCAACCGTAACTGAGCTTTTGTTGCTCTTTTGCTTTTTTGGTGGTGGAGGCGGAGTACGGTGTGGACTGCCTTTTTTATGTTCTGGTGGAAAGAAATCGCTGGAGGAAGCAGATGAGGATAATCCGAT encodes:
- the LOC109712605 gene encoding kinesin-like protein KIN-14N: MSLRSRTNPPRSPLNKKENLDEGRADKRRKVAVGKMVGATSNLRSRPVLSVVNAGATAGAGDPAAADGANGGVGIEFSSREDVERLLNEKMKGKNKNDFKGKSEQMMEYIKKLRACIKWLTEQEDGNLMEMEKLRNLLDSEEKNHAEIAAQLRNTNEELNSTIEELRKQLATLEEKYRKEEAEKMGAIRSCEEEKEARLAAESRCNALSAELDKAGHEAKRLNDQIKMLQETNKRLQEYNTSLQQYNSNLQADAQKNGEAISKLQKEKNAMMETLNGLRDHVNSVKNQLDISRASQQEASKQKEELKKELNCFRNELQQVRDDRDHQLNQVQCLMAEIVKYKELTGKSALELDNATSKTNALEEACSSQRDIIKTLKLQLAAANEKLKMADLTAMETMSENEEKKKMLKDLQDRLADAEQQISEGEKLRKKLHNTILELKGNIRVFCRVRPLLPDGENNGVEGAALSYPTSTEYLGRGIDLMHNSQKYSFTFDKVFDQDASQEDVFVEISQLVQSALDGYKVCIFAYGQTGSGKTYTMMGKPDFLEQKGLIPRSLEQIFQASQSLLSQGWRFKMQASMLEIYNETIRDLLNPNRSGSQDTGASKYLIKHDANGNTHVSDLTVVDVCSINEVSFLLRQAAQSRSVGKTQMNEQSSRSHFVFTLRISGVNESTDQQVQGVLNLIDLAGSERLAKSGSTGDRLKETQAINKSLSCLSDVIFSIAKKEDHVPFRNSKLTYLLQPCLGGDSKTLMFVNISPEASSTGESICSLRFAARVNACEIGVPRRQTQMRTLDSRLSYG
- the LOC109712604 gene encoding formin-like protein 11; translated protein: MRETTRMMMGRGTNGILVSAYACMILLHLLVPCGSAVRHGLRDSPNVGVSWHIDRTVRQVWISCGLDMKMIGEIGKTFGDSLLVDVLRDSNEIDPRKMPSLKDSLEEAISSIGPEIRQEFLDCLSKQSFTFHDSVEDSMTNQWAGYLEALLRWNPVLRRFLVEQPSTTTTSSVPASSTAPSPSPAPVHVSTPSPSLTTQNPSFVPAPPPIPAHFSPPSPIGLSSSASSSDFFPPEHKKGSPHRTPPPPPKKQKSNKSSVTVAVVLTLVGTSLLAAFLAVCFCRCRRNRTFIAYSQRDDSPLLSLSLSDFSGSSRKSYGQATPIDINKLGALPIKREPSQNGRAPSFKVSSIETPMTRMQSVISNSSVGQSSVPSTITQEKPPPPLPPQQQQAPPPPPPPAMPPPVRPPTPPTPAPPPPPPGRKPGGAPPPPPSKAAFPPPRPPPGNPSSSKVPPPPGLRKSGQELDTDDSNAPKTKLKPFFWDKVLANPDQSMVWDHIKSGSFQFSEEMIESLFGYNTADKTKSNGKETALKDASTQYIRILDPKKSQNLAISLKALNVKAEEVCDAVIEGNELPIELLQSLLKMAPSADEELKIRLYNDDISLLGPAEQFIKMLVNIPYVFQRLDVLLFMSLLPEEAAILKESFSTLQVACKELRSSRLFLKLLEAVLKLGNRMNDGTFRGGAQAFKLDTLLKLADVKGIDGKTTLLHFVVQEIIRSEGVRAARIAREQGSSMSSLSSDDLADDSFEESEDHYRTLGLKVVSSLGDELENVKRAACLDADAITSTAASLGHKLMKVKDFLNTSMKSLEEDSGFHHSLRHFAERADGEVTFLLEEEKRIRLLVKSTVDYFHGNAGKDEGLRLFVIVRDFLGMLDKACKEVRESQKKVSKVPRSRQKSAPSSSSSVPDPRQHLFPAITDRRVDSSSSDDES